Part of the Maridesulfovibrio sp. genome, TCATTTTCGGGAGTAAGGCGGTTCATGTGGGTTGAACCGAAGGCGGAGACTTTGCAGTGCTTAAGAGCGTAGTTCTGGATTTCCTGAAAGAATTCCTTGTCCGTGGCATTGGACCCGGGCCAGCCGCCCTCGACGTAATGTACGCCGAGGTCGTCCAGCTTGCGGGTGATGCGCACTTTATCTTGTACGCTTAAGTTTATTTCTTCGGATTGTGTGCCGTCACGCAGGGTGGTGTCGTATATTTTTATTTGTTTCATTTGCTAAAGTGAGTTTTCATCGGACCCCGATTTATCGAGCCCGAACGTGTTGTGGAGCGTTCTTATGGCCAGTTCAGTATATTTTTCTTCAATTAGGCAGGTAATTTTAATTTCGGATGTGCTGATCATCAGGATGTTGATGTTCTCGTCACGCAGTGCTTGAAATGCCTTGGATGCAACACCGGAATGGTTACGCATTCCAACACCGATAACGGAAACCTTGCAAACATGCTGATCGTACAGAATGTCCTGAGCTCCCATGGGGTCTTTGATCTCATCAATAATTTCGAGGGTCTGCTTCAGGTCCCCTCTGGGAATGGTGAAAGTCATGTCAGTGCGGCCGTCACGGCTGGGGTTCTGGACAATCATATCGACAAGAATACCTGCGTCTGCAAGAGGAGTAAACAGTGTTGCGGATACGCCCGGTTCATCTTTAACTTTAGCTAGAGTTACGCGGGCCTGATCCTTGTCATATGCAATTCCGGAAACAAGTACTGATTCCATATTCTTATCCTCCTGAGTGACGTATGTTCCGATCTCATCGCTGAAAGTAGAGCGGACATGGACTTTAACATTATATTTTTTAGCAAATTCAACTGAACGAATCTGTAGTACTTTTGCGCCCATACTGGCCATTTCAAGCATCTCATCATAGGAAACATGATCCAGCTTGCGGGCCATAGTGCAGATGTTGGGGTCGGTAGTGAATACGCCCGGAACATCAGTAAAAATTTCACAGACATCAGCTTCAATGGCTGCGGCCATTGCTACTGCGGATGTATCGGAGCCGCCGCGGCCAAGGGTGGTAATTCGTTTACCTTCGTCACAGCCCTGAAAACCGGCCATGACCAGTATATCATTTTCCTGCAGCATTTCTTCGATTTTATCACGATCAATATCAAGGATACGTGCGCGGGAATAGGCAGAGTCTGTTTTAATGGGAACCTGAAAACCCAGCAGAGAGCGGGCTTTGATTCCGCGATCTTTGAGAAGCATGGCAAACAGGGCTACTGAAACTTGTTCACCGGTTGATACCAGAGAGTCCATTTCGGCCAGATCCGGTTTTTCGGACCATTCATAAGCCAGATCAATCAACCGGTTTGTTTCACCGGCCATTGCTGAGAGGACTACGATAACTTTGTTGCCTTTTTCGTAAGGCACCATGACTTTTTCCAGTACTTGCTTCATGCATTCGAGGTTCCTGACCGAGGTTCCACCGAATTTCTGTACTACGATGTTCATCTGAACATTATCTCCTTACCACATGAGTTCAACGGATATTATTGGAATGACTTGAGAAATGAGGCAAGCTCTTCATAGAGGGAGGTCGCTGAACCATGCAGGGTCAATTCTATTGTTCTGCCGGATGCGGCAGGGGTCCAAGTGAAGAGCAGTGCGCTTTCAGGCCAGAATTCAATATTCAGATACTGAATCCACTCTACAACTGTCAAAGTTTTTTTATCACTTAATAAATCAAAGAAATCATCATCAGGAGTCTGACCTTCCAGTCTATAGAGGTCAAAATGCGCAACCTGAGGTTTTGTTGGGTAAATATTAAGAATATTGAAACTGGGACTGCTTACTTCTGCGTTTTGCGCACCGGGGAAAGATTCTACAAGCGCACGAACAAAAGTTGTTTTTCCCGCTCCAAGGTCGCCGTTCAGGAAGATGGGGACCAGTTTTTTAGTTTCCAGAAAAAAAGAAGCCAGAGTGGAGCCGAGTTTTAAAGTCGCCTCCACATCCGGCAGATTGATGATCAATTTATCATTACTCATTGTTACTTAGCTAAAACCTTTAAAACGTCTTCTTTACCGACAACGCCAACCAGCTTGCCGTTTTCAACAACCGGCAGGGTATAAAACTTTCTTTCGACCATGAGATCGGCAATCTTTTCGATGCTGGTGTCAGGTTCAATGGTTATTGGATTCGGGGTCATGGCGTGTTCGACCTTGGTAGCCGCAATTTTGTTCACTTCCCGCTCAAGATCCTCGTTGGAGGAGAAGGAAATGAAACCGTCAAGTATGGTGAACAGGGAAGGCATGGATATGGTTTTCTGTTGCGCCACAAGATCACTCTGACAGAGAACCCCGATCAGCTTTCCGCTACGGTCTACCACAGGCAGCCCGTTCAGGTGTTTTTCAAGCATGAGCTTTGCTGCGGTTGCAACATCGGTATCAGGTTCGAGGGTGAGAGCACCGGAAGTCATGATGTCTTTCGCTTTCAGCATAATTCCTCCTTGAGCACTTGAGGGAGCACGTCCGCTATTTCAGTTGCGATGTTTCCTCGATACGGAAAATTTTCAGCCAGATACTGTCCTGCCAGTCCATGCCAGTATACCGCGATACAGGCACTTTGCATAGCAGGAATTCCTTTTGCCAACAAAGCTCCGCCCATACCGGCCAGAATATCTCCGGACCCTGCTGCCGCAAGGTTGGGGGCGGAAAGCGGTGATACAACAACCTGTCCATCCGGGCAGCCGATGATTGTACCTGCCCCCTTAAGCACGAGTATGGTTTTGCTTGCTGTCGCAAACTCCCGTGCGGTGTTGATTCGTTCAGCTTCAACTTCGGGAATACTGCTGTTGACCATACGGGCCATCTCGCCGGGATGCGGGGTGAGAATTGAATTTTCAACTATCCGTTTAAGCAGCTCAGGGCGCTTGGCAAAAGCATAAAGAGCATCGGCATCAAACACTGCAGGCGGGTGTCCGTGCTTGACTATGGCTTCCACCAAATCAAGTGCTCCTTTTTCACGTCCCAATCCCGGTCCAATGACCAACGCATCGTATTTTTCCAGTTCCCGAAGCAGTTCTGCGATCATCTGATCATTCCACTGATCGCCGGAGCCAAGCCCTTTAGTCATCAATTCCGGTTTCCCGGCTTTTACTTCTGCAGCCAATCCGTCAGGGCAGGCCATGGTTACCAATCCGGCTCCTGCACGCAGGGCGGATATGCCTGCCAGATGCAGCGCTCCTGTGAGGCCCTTGGAAGCTCCAATCAGCAATATGTGCCCGGAATTTCCCTTATGCATGGCAGGGGAGGGCTCAGGGATAAATTCAAGCGCATTTTCCCTGATCAGCAGGTGTGTAGCCGGATGCTTGTATTTTACCTCATTGGGAATACCAATGTGAGTGACCACTAAAGTGCCAGTGTATGCATCCGCATGGGGCAAGGCAAGACCAATTTTAGCCTCCTCAAACGTTACAGTCAGTTGGGCCTGTACAGCAACAGGTTGAGGCTGTCCGGTCAGCCCGTTCAAGCCGGAAGGAATATCCACTGCAAAGATAAAACTGTTTTTGGTTTCGTTGATTGCATGAACTATTGCATGGGCAAAGGGGCGCAGTTCTCCGGAAAAACCAGTTCCGAGCAGGGCATCAATAATTATATCAGCTTCAGGTAAAATCACCTTTTCCGTAGCTCGAAAAAATTTCATGTTCACGCCCAGCCGTGCGGCAACCTTAAGCATGTAAGCTGCATCGCCTTTATACTTACTCTTGGGAACCGTGTGTAGGATCAGGACTTCCGCACCCAGATCAGCCAGCATGCGTCCCATGACAAAGCCGTCTCCGCCGTTATTGCCTGATCCGGCAATGATCAGAATCTTTTTACCGGACACATCGCCATAGCCCTTAAGCAGGGCGAAAACAGCCTCGCGTCCGGCATTCTCCATCAGTATTTCACCCCTGATGCCTATTTCATTGATAGTGACTTTGTCCCAGTTGGACATTTCTGCGGGAGTAGGAAGCGGTGAGAACATTTTCCCTCCGGGGGCTTTCCGAGGTTCAGATATATTTTTAATATGGTTTCGCCGTTTTAACCGCACAAGTTCTTAAGATACCAAAACTAATACTAATATAAGGTTTTGGGATTCTTAAACCCTTTTGCAAAAGGGTTTAAGCCGCCGGAGGCATTATTTCTCCAACACAACTACTGCTGCTGCGGAATCTCTGCCATGAGTGATAGAGATATGGACACCTTCAACGCCGATTGATTTGCTGCGTTCAAGAGCTTTACCTAGGAAGTTAAGTTGTGGCGCTCCGGATTTCATGCGTGTTATTTCAATTGTGTGGAATGTTATTCCTTCGGCAAATCCGGTCCCTAGTGCTTTTACTGCTGCTTCTTTAGCTGCGAAGCGGGCAGCAACGTAGGGAACTGGATTCTTAGACGGGATAAGTTCCATCTCCGCAGGAGTAAGGATTTTTTCCGCAAAGCGTTCGCCGTATTTATCCAGCGAACGCTTGATGCGGTCAAGTTCAGTTATATCTATTCCAAGTCCGATGATCATGAATTAATCAGCAAAGTTTCTAATAATTTCAACCATGTCACGGACAGCGCGATCAATACCAACGTAGATTGCACGGGACATGATGGAGTGTCCGATGGAATATTCGCAAATTCCGGGAACATCTGCGAAATCGAGGATGTTTACGTAGTTCAGGCCGTGACCGAGATTGACCTTGAGTCCGAGATCCTGTGACATCTTGATGCCGTCGATGATGCGGGCCAGTTCTGCCTTCTGCTCGGAACGGGTCGGAGCATCAGCAAAATGTCCGGTATGAATTTCAACATATTCCGCACCGATCGCCTTAGCTGCTTTAATCTGGTCGGTATCAGCGTCGATGAACAGGCTGGAGCCGATTCCTTTTTCGTGCAGCGGGGCAAGATATTCGGTGAGACGTTTTTCCTGACCAATGCAGTTCAGGCCGCCTTCAGTGGTAAGCTCTTCGCGTTTTTCAGGTACAAGGCAGACTGTTGCAGGATCGATGCGCAGGGCAATCTGCTGCATTTCTTCGGTTGCTGCCATTTCAAAATGAAAATCAGTCTGAATGGTTTTACTGATCAGTTCGATATCGCGGTCCTGCACATGTCTGCGGTCTTCGCGCAGGTGCATGATAATGCCTACTGCTCCGGCGAGTTCGCACATAGCGGCTGCAGTAACGGGGTCCGGTTCTATTCCAAGGCGTGCCTGCCTGATAGTAGCTACATGGTCAACATTGACGCATAAGAAGGGCATGATTATATCCTCCGGTAAAATTATTTCATAATTTGAAAGTCGAATTTTTATTATATTAAAAATGAAGCCTGAAGCGGTTTCCGGCTTGCTAACAGCACAATATAGTTAATGGACTTTGATGGCAACCGTCATATCTTTGTAACCGGGTTAGAGTTGACATTAAAAACATAATGGCGTTATCCGCTCTAGGATCAATTAAGCGTCAGCCCGGCACCTGAGATAATGCCAGCTAATTATAGAAAATCAAACGCTATAAATAAACGAGAGAACAGCTAATGAACATTTGTATTGTAGGGACCGGATATGTGGGTCTGGTCAGCGCGGCGTGTTTTGCTGAAATGGGTAACCACGTATGGTGCGTGGATGTTAATCCTGATGTAGTAGAAACCCTCAAGCAGGGAAAAATTCATATTTTTGAACCCGGCCTTGATGTCCTTGTTAAGCGTAACTACGAAGACGAAAGACTTTTCTTTACCACCGATCTTAAAGAAGGGCTGGCAAAAGCCAAGATGGTTTTCATCTGCGTTGGTACACCTTGTGGTGCCGACGGCAGTTGTGATCTTAGTTATGTTGAGACTGTAGCCCGTCAGGTCGGTCAGAATATGACTGAGCCTAAAATCATTGTAGATAAATCCACCGTCCCCGTTGGAACTGCTGATAAAGTTCGGGCCACCATTCAGGAAGAGCTGGATAAGCGCGGTCTGGATATTGATTTTGATGTGGCGTCCAACCCTGAATTCCTCAAAGAAGGTGATGCTGTCAGCGATTTCATGAAGCCTGACCGGGTTGTAGTCGGTACTGAAAATGAAGAAACCCGCAAGCAGTTCGAAACTCTTTACGCACCTTATGCCCGCAGCCGTGAAAAACTTATCTTCATGGGGACCAGAAGTGCTGAGATGACCAAGTATGCAGCAAACTGCATGCTGGCAACCAAAATTTCCTTTATCAACGAAATTGCCGGAATCTGCGAGAAAGTCGATGCAAACGTACGCGAAGTTCGTTTGGGCATCGGTTCTGACCACCGCATCGGGTACTACTTCATTTACCCCGGAGTAGGGTATGGTGGATCTTGCTTTCCTAAAGACGTAAAGGCTTTGATCAACACCGCCAGGGAAGTAGGTGCAAAGCCTGAACTTATCGAGGCTGTAGATTCCGTTAACAACCGCCAGAAAAAAATGCTCTCCAGAAAAATTCTGGACTATTTTGAACCTCAGGGCGGTGTTAAAGGTAAAACCCTTGCATTGTGGGGGCTTGCATTTAAAGCCAATACTGATGATATGCGTGAATCTTCCGCTCTTTCTATTATTGAAGAGCTGACTTCCGCAGGAATGAAAATTAAAGCATTCGATCCTGTTGCACACAAGAAAGCCGCAGAGATTCTGAGTGATAATGATCTGGTGGAGATTGTCCACAACCAGTATGAAGTGCTTGGAGGTGCTGATGCCCTTGCTGTTGTTACTGACTGGAACCAATTCAGGAACCCCGATTTTGACAGGGTAAAAGAGTCTCTCAATGCACCGCTGGTTTTTGACGGCAGAAACCTTTATGATCCTGCCTACCTTGGAAGCTGCGGTTTTGCTTACTTCAGCGTAGGCCGCCGTCCGGTTGGAACTGAAGATTAGTTCATACTGAGAAAACAGAAATAAAAAGGCCCGCCATTGGCGGGCCTTACTTTTTTAAGGATCCAGAGTCTTCATTGATGACCTGAGCTGCAGTTCCTGCAGAATCAGCCTTTCGTACTCCGGGCTGTATGGAATATCTTCTTGATTATCCTGATCAAGCATTTTGGCTAGAAATTGAGTTTCTTCCCAAAAGTCGAGCAGTTCTTCATTTGCTAGTGATTTAATTTGGTCTTCCAGAGTAATATTTTCTGTCGGGGAAAACTGAGCCATGCGAGTTCATACCCTCCTGAGCTTCGCTTTTTGCTATCAGATTTAACTGATAGTCATTAAAGTGGAGCTAGTCAATTTTTGTTCTAAGAAAAAATGCGTAATTCTTTTATAATCTCAGGATTAGCTTGCAAATATTTCAGATGAATAATATTATGGTATTAAATTAGAACTTTTGAATTTTCTTATAAATTAAAATTGATCAAAGCCCTTGGTCATCCACTGTAAAAATATAACAGGGGGACAAATATGGAAGAAGGTAAGAAAATTGCGCTTGACGCTGAATTGATTCAGCTGGTTACCTTCAGTATCGGTGAAGAAGAATTCGGTGTCGATATTCTCAAGGTTCAAGAGATTATCAGAACCATGGAAATTACCAAGGTTCCCAGAGCGCCACAATTCGTTGAGGGTGTAATTAACCTTCGCGGTAAAGTTATTCCCATTATCGATCTTAGAAGCAAGTTCGGTTTGCAGTTCCGCGAACACGATCAGCATACCAGAATTATTGTTATTGAAATCAACGATATGATTGTAGGTTTTGTTGTTGACTCCGTTTCCGAAGTCCTGAGAATTCCCGCATCCACCGTTGAACCGCCGCCGCCTGTTGTTTCCGGTCTTGAATCCGAATACATCAGCGGGGTAGGTAAGCTTGAAGACAGGCTTCTTATCCTGCTTGACCTGAACAGACTCCTGTCCAACGAAGAACAGGAACAGCTTGCTCAGGTATAGCTGCTGTTAAAATATTAGTGCAGAATTTTGCATTACGACAGTTCTTTATTTGAATTGTAATTAATAATTGTTTTAGAACTGGACAGAAGTCGCATTTCTCTGCAAAAAAAAGTCGTTCTCTGCTTGAGCAGGGGACGACTTTAATTTTGATAAATTTCTGGAGTCAGTTTGTCCTTACCAGCTCAGCTCTCCGCTTTCGCTTCCGGAAGTGGTGATAACTTACGTGTTTTTAAAAGCGGCCACGGAACGCAAGCCTTTACAGCTCACAACCTGCATTCAAGGGGAGAGTCGGTTGTTCTTGTTGCTCCGGGAGCTCGCGAATATTCGGAACTTAAGGCCTTGCTAACTCTGTTCAGCCGTAACGAGCTTGAACAGAAGGGTAAAGTAATTCCTTCATGGGAACGGGATTGGGTCTTTCTGCCACCGTATCTGAGCAAGAATCCGGCTGCTTCAGATTGGGCTGAGCGTTGGGCTGCACTGCATGCACTTACTCGAGGAGGAAGGCAGTCCGTTTTAATGACTGCTGACAACCTGCTGCCCAAATGGCCTTCTCCGGATATTCTGGAGAACAATTATATTGTTCTTGCGAAGGGTGAAGAAATGGACCCTGAGCTGCTCATGGAACAGGCGGTTACATGGGGCTATACAAGGACTAAACTTGTTTCCGGGTATGGCGAGATGTCCATGCGCGGGGATATTCTTGATATTTATGCTCCGGGATATGATTTACCGGTACGTCTTGAATTTTTCGGTGACATTCTGGAAGAAATACGTGTTTTTGACCCGTCATCGCAAAGATCAAAGGCTGATCTGGACGAAGTAACCCTGCTTCCGGTCGCTCCGGCAATGCTGACCGGTAATCATATAGATGAAGCTGAAAAACTTTGGACCCAGCTGAAAAAGACCGGAGAGATTTCATCGGAAGGTTATACTCGCTTGCTCGAAAAAGCGGAAAACGCCGACGGCATGATCTGGCCCGGACTTTTTTATCCTGAAGCAGTCGACCTTAAAGCTTTCTTCCCGCAAAAATCCGTATACGTGCTTTCCTCTGCATCCAACCTGCGGTCCAAGCTACAGGATCAGGAATATAGCTGGAAAACTTTTTTGTTGGATAAATCAGCGCATAATGGCTGTAAGTGGCCCATGCATGTTATCTGCTGGAATGATGAAAGGGCCCGCGGAAATTGGCGCGATGAACGCCAGATAGTTTTTGAAGATCTGGTTATCGGCCGAGAAAAAGACGGTATTGATCTTTCGGAGCGGGGCATATCCGCATTCACAGATATTTTTTGGAAGCCGGAGCAGGTCAAGCGCCCTTGGGCTGCGCTGGTAGCGGCATTAAAAGAGTGGAAAAAAGAGCGTTTTCAAACAGTACTCAGTTTCCGTACCGAACGTTCCCGCAAAAAATTTCTTTCCCTCATCGAACCGGAACAACTTACCATTGCAACAGAATATTCCCCTCTGAACAAAGGTATTTATGCTCTTGTTTCTCCTTTGAAACATGGGATGGAGCTGGAATGGAACCAGACGGTAATCCTCGGCGAAGATGTAATTCAGCCGCAGGCCGCAACAGGTACCCGCAGCCGCGATAAAGCTTTTGAGGGCATGACCAGCTATGAGGATCTATTGCTTGAAGATCTGCTGGTACATCGCGATTACGGTCTTTCACGGTTCGGCGGGCTGCATCATATGAATGTTGGTGATGTGGCTAACGATTATCTGTTGTTGTTCTTTGATTCCGAGGACAAACTGTATGTCCCGGTAGACCGGTTGAATCTTGTTCAGAAATACAAGGGACCGGAAGGATCGTGCCCTGTTCTTGATAAACTTGGTGGAGCTCGCTGGGCTAAAACCCGCGAAAAAGCCCGCAAGGCTATCGAAAAGATCGCCGGAGAACTGGTCGAGATGTACGCCTACCGCAAGATTGCCAAGGGGTATGCATACGGTCCTCTGGATGAGATGTATTGGGAATTTGAATCCACTTTCGGATTCGAGGAAACCCCGGATCAGGAAAAAGCCATTCAGGATGTATTTCGTGACATGGAAAGCCCTGAACCCATGGACCGCCTCGTTTGCGGAGATGTGGGCTTTGGTAAGACCGAGGTTGCTTTGCGTGCTGCTTTCAGAGCTGTATTGGACGGTAAGCAGGTTGTTTTGCTTTGCCCCACAACAGTTCTTGCAGAACAGCATTACCAGACCTTTGTTCAGCGCATGGAAGGATTTCCGGTCACTGTGGGTATGCTCAGTCGGTTTGTGCCCAAGTCCCGTCAGAAGCGCGTTCTGGAGCAGATGGCAGCAGGGGAACTAGATATCCTTATCGGGACTCATCGTGTTCTTTCCAAGGATGTTGAAGCACCGAACCTCGGTTTGCTTATTCTTGATGAAGAACAGCGTTTCGGTGTGCGCCATAAGGAAAGAGTCAAAGAAATGCGCAAGAATATTGATGCGCTGACCCTGACCGCAACACCAATCCCCCGTACTTTGCAGCTTTCTCTTTCCGGCGTACGCAGTCTGAGTACTATTGAAACCCCTCCGGTGGACCGCAAGCCGGTTGAGACCGCGCTAATTGAACGTGATGAAGCTATGCTTGCATCCGTTGTCGCCCGTGAACTTGAACGCGGCGGACAGGTCTTCTGGGTTCATAACCGTGTTCAGGGCCTCGAACGGGTTATCGAGTTTGTTAAGAAGCTTGCCCCGGATGCTAAAATCGGTATGGCTCACGGGCAAATGACCGAAAAGAATCTGGAAGAGACTATCCATAAATTTTGGCATAAAGAACTGGATATCCTTGTTGCAACAGCAATTATTGAATCCGGACTTGATTTTCCCAATGCCAACACTTTGATTGTTGATCAGGCGCAGATGTTCGGTCTTGGCCAGCTCTACCAGCTTCGCGGCAGGGTAGGACGCAGTACCCGTCAGGCTTATGCATATTTTGCGGTTTCGTCGTTGGATTCCCTTTCTGAGAAAGCCAAGCGGAGAATGCAGATTATCCTGCAGCTCGATTACCTTGGCGCCGGATTCAAAGTTGCCATGGAAGACCTGCGTTTACGCGGAGCAGGTAATATTCTGGGTGAGGTTCAATCCGGACAGATGGCCAAGGTCGGCCTTGATCTATTCCTTGAAATGCTTGACGAAGAAGTGCGCAGGATTAAAGGCGATGATTCCGCACAGGTCAGTGATCCTGAAATGAATTTTGTGTTCAAGGCACATCTTCCGGAAGATTTTGTTCCCGATGCACGTGAGCGTTTACGCTATTACCGTGCTCTTTCCTCTGCGGACAGTGAAGCCGGAATAGAAGAGCTTGCTGCTGAGATCAAAGACCGCTTCGGACATTTTCCGGAAGAGGTTGAAAATTTTATTTCCGTGCTTTACCTCAAACGTACCCTTGCTCGTTTAGGTGTTGTCCGGGCAGATCTTTTCCCGACAAGGGTTATCCTGACATGGGCTGAGAATAATAATCCTGTTGATCCGGCTAAATTGATTGCCTGGATTGGAGAGCAGGGAGATAAGGCAAAACTTAAGCCCCCGGCAGCTCTTGAAGTTCGTCTTGACCAAAATGTTTCCATATCAAAAGGTCTTGATTCTATTTGCAAAAAACTTGAACCGTTACTTTAACTATGCCGTCGTAAGGTTTATTTGGAAGCTGATATGAAAAAAATGTTGATCGGTGTTTTGCTGGCATGTTCCTTGTTTGGTTGTCAGAACAAAAGTGAAGATCCGGGCGTTATCGCAAGGGTAAACGGTAATCCCATTTACCTGAGCCAGTTGGAATATAAATATGACCTTACCCATGAAGGTGTTGGTGGCTTCGTCCCTTCTGTTGAGCAGGTCAGGGCTGAATACGGGCAGATTCTTGGGGATTTGATTGTACAGGAACTTGTTGCCCAAGAGCTTGAACAGCGGGAAATTCCAGTCTCTGATAAGGAATTGAAGGAAGCGGAAGACGAAGTCCGCTCTGATTACCCGGAGGATTCTTTTGAGCAGATCCTTATTGAGGAATACATCGATATTAATGCATGGCGTTCACAGCTGAAGTACCAGCTGGCTATGGATAAATTTTTTCATGACATACTGCGTCCTGAGATCAAAATTGATTATAAGGAAGCTGAAAAATATTATCGCACTCACCTCTCCGATTTTTACATGCCTGCCGGATATAAATTTGTAATGGTTAAAGGTATGGGTAAGGATCTCGTTCTCAAGGGAGTGGAACTATACCGCGAAGGACTTACTCCGGCTGCGATTTCCGCAAAACTACGCAAAGTATCGGTTCGTGAAATTTGGATCAGGAATGGACAGATTCCAGCGGATTGGAAAACCTTTGTCGAAGACCTCGAGCCGGGGAAGGCTACTCCGGTAATTACTCAGAAAAAAGAAGTATTTTGCTTAATTCTCAAAGAGAAAAAGGAAGCTACGCTGCTGACTCCTCTTCAGGCCTATCCAATGGTTGAAAAAGTTCTTTTGGAAAGAAAGCTTAATGAAAAATTTGAAGGCTGGCTGAAAGAAAAAATGGCGACTTCAAAAATTAAAATCAGTAAGGAACTGATGCCTGAGGTTAAGGAAATTGAGCACGATGCTGCTTCTGAAAAAACGCCACAGGCTGAATAGTTGCATAGTTTAGTGAAAGAGTTTAGTTAGTCATAGGAATTAACGAAGTTGCGACCGTTTTCCGATGGTCGTGATAAATTTGAAGATAAAACCGGACCGGAGTCCGGTATCCATATTCAGGAGAATCGAATTGAAACGCATTATTGCCGGTTTTCTGGCCAGCATGATTATAGGGTCCGCATCATTTGCTACTGCCGAAGAAAAAGTTGTTGATGGAATCGTTGCCGTGGTGAACGGTGAAGTTGTGACCATGTATGAGCTGAACAGAAAAATGGCTCCTATCATGAAACAGTTCGATGGAAAGACCCTTTCAGCTGTTGAAATGGAGCAGCTGAGCAAAGTCCGTCAACAGATTCTTGATCGCTGCATTAATGAAATAATCATCGATCAGGAAAGCAAGAGACTTAAGGTCGATGTGTCTGCTCAGGATATTGATAATGAAGTCAAGGCAATTAAAGAAAAAAGCAACCTGAATGACGAAGAATTTGAACGTCAGCTTGAGCTCCAGAAGACAAACCTTGATGCATTCAAAGAAAAGATAGGGAAGGATATTCGCAAACATCGTCTCCTTTCCTACAAAGTTAAAAGCAAAGTTGTTGTTACCGATGATGAAATTAAGGCGGCTTGGAACAGCACCCGCACTGATCAGGGTGAAGTTGCCAAAAGCGTACATCTTAAATTGATTC contains:
- a CDS encoding CBS domain-containing protein, whose amino-acid sequence is MLKAKDIMTSGALTLEPDTDVATAAKLMLEKHLNGLPVVDRSGKLIGVLCQSDLVAQQKTISMPSLFTILDGFISFSSNEDLEREVNKIAATKVEHAMTPNPITIEPDTSIEKIADLMVERKFYTLPVVENGKLVGVVGKEDVLKVLAK
- a CDS encoding aspartate kinase, with protein sequence MNIVVQKFGGTSVRNLECMKQVLEKVMVPYEKGNKVIVVLSAMAGETNRLIDLAYEWSEKPDLAEMDSLVSTGEQVSVALFAMLLKDRGIKARSLLGFQVPIKTDSAYSRARILDIDRDKIEEMLQENDILVMAGFQGCDEGKRITTLGRGGSDTSAVAMAAAIEADVCEIFTDVPGVFTTDPNICTMARKLDHVSYDEMLEMASMGAKVLQIRSVEFAKKYNVKVHVRSTFSDEIGTYVTQEDKNMESVLVSGIAYDKDQARVTLAKVKDEPGVSATLFTPLADAGILVDMIVQNPSRDGRTDMTFTIPRGDLKQTLEIIDEIKDPMGAQDILYDQHVCKVSVIGVGMRNHSGVASKAFQALRDENINILMISTSEIKITCLIEEKYTELAIRTLHNTFGLDKSGSDENSL
- a CDS encoding UDP-glucose/GDP-mannose dehydrogenase family protein → MNICIVGTGYVGLVSAACFAEMGNHVWCVDVNPDVVETLKQGKIHIFEPGLDVLVKRNYEDERLFFTTDLKEGLAKAKMVFICVGTPCGADGSCDLSYVETVARQVGQNMTEPKIIVDKSTVPVGTADKVRATIQEELDKRGLDIDFDVASNPEFLKEGDAVSDFMKPDRVVVGTENEETRKQFETLYAPYARSREKLIFMGTRSAEMTKYAANCMLATKISFINEIAGICEKVDANVREVRLGIGSDHRIGYYFIYPGVGYGGSCFPKDVKALINTAREVGAKPELIEAVDSVNNRQKKMLSRKILDYFEPQGGVKGKTLALWGLAFKANTDDMRESSALSIIEELTSAGMKIKAFDPVAHKKAAEILSDNDLVEIVHNQYEVLGGADALAVVTDWNQFRNPDFDRVKESLNAPLVFDGRNLYDPAYLGSCGFAYFSVGRRPVGTED
- a CDS encoding pyridoxine 5'-phosphate synthase — its product is MPFLCVNVDHVATIRQARLGIEPDPVTAAAMCELAGAVGIIMHLREDRRHVQDRDIELISKTIQTDFHFEMAATEEMQQIALRIDPATVCLVPEKREELTTEGGLNCIGQEKRLTEYLAPLHEKGIGSSLFIDADTDQIKAAKAIGAEYVEIHTGHFADAPTRSEQKAELARIIDGIKMSQDLGLKVNLGHGLNYVNILDFADVPGICEYSIGHSIMSRAIYVGIDRAVRDMVEIIRNFAD
- the tsaE gene encoding tRNA (adenosine(37)-N6)-threonylcarbamoyltransferase complex ATPase subunit type 1 TsaE, which codes for MSNDKLIINLPDVEATLKLGSTLASFFLETKKLVPIFLNGDLGAGKTTFVRALVESFPGAQNAEVSSPSFNILNIYPTKPQVAHFDLYRLEGQTPDDDFFDLLSDKKTLTVVEWIQYLNIEFWPESALLFTWTPAASGRTIELTLHGSATSLYEELASFLKSFQ
- a CDS encoding holo-[acyl-carrier-protein] synthase, with amino-acid sequence MIIGLGIDITELDRIKRSLDKYGERFAEKILTPAEMELIPSKNPVPYVAARFAAKEAAVKALGTGFAEGITFHTIEITRMKSGAPQLNFLGKALERSKSIGVEGVHISITHGRDSAAAVVVLEK
- a CDS encoding NAD(P)H-hydrate dehydratase, encoding MFSPLPTPAEMSNWDKVTINEIGIRGEILMENAGREAVFALLKGYGDVSGKKILIIAGSGNNGGDGFVMGRMLADLGAEVLILHTVPKSKYKGDAAYMLKVAARLGVNMKFFRATEKVILPEADIIIDALLGTGFSGELRPFAHAIVHAINETKNSFIFAVDIPSGLNGLTGQPQPVAVQAQLTVTFEEAKIGLALPHADAYTGTLVVTHIGIPNEVKYKHPATHLLIRENALEFIPEPSPAMHKGNSGHILLIGASKGLTGALHLAGISALRAGAGLVTMACPDGLAAEVKAGKPELMTKGLGSGDQWNDQMIAELLRELEKYDALVIGPGLGREKGALDLVEAIVKHGHPPAVFDADALYAFAKRPELLKRIVENSILTPHPGEMARMVNSSIPEVEAERINTAREFATASKTILVLKGAGTIIGCPDGQVVVSPLSAPNLAAAGSGDILAGMGGALLAKGIPAMQSACIAVYWHGLAGQYLAENFPYRGNIATEIADVLPQVLKEELC
- a CDS encoding chemotaxis protein CheW, with amino-acid sequence MEEGKKIALDAELIQLVTFSIGEEEFGVDILKVQEIIRTMEITKVPRAPQFVEGVINLRGKVIPIIDLRSKFGLQFREHDQHTRIIVIEINDMIVGFVVDSVSEVLRIPASTVEPPPPVVSGLESEYISGVGKLEDRLLILLDLNRLLSNEEQEQLAQV